In the genome of Aricia agestis chromosome 4, ilAriAges1.1, whole genome shotgun sequence, the window TtaccaggcgcggtccgaaggggggggggggggggatcacAGGGGACATAACCCCCCCAAAATCtcaggtcaaattgaaaaatctcaaaatcttgccaaataataaaaggaaatttttgccaataaatttttatatagggagtgaccccctccaaaattttaggctgcgaccgcgcctgcctgTTACAGTGGAggcaaagtaaaaatatgtggtattaaaaaaaacaattaaatatttattaaaacttaaaaacactTCAGTCTCCAGCTACATTTTATAGAGCTTTCCAACTACATTTTTTACCAGTAAAATAGTcaattaaagaaaatattgtcCATTGCACTCTTAATCGCGACTTCTCCAATTTTcttcaaaaatgttatttttataatagttaGGTACGTcttgagaagttgattcataggcagatggaagACAATACGTAATATTATGGTCGTTGTACGTTACCTGcatatcaaacccagccgacaaagTACGACTAAAATTGAACACATaaaccgaccaaatgacgtgggtccgccatctgtctatgaatcaatttcttcgatggtacaataccTTATTGACGTCACTTTactactaagggtcaattcagaccgccacgtgacgcgtagatgcatttaatttgtacagggcccgtaccacgaaacggtattgagactcaaacaatcggacgagaatgccacgtcctgctctaacggCATTTCacatttgttagagtaggacgcaaaaTTCTcttacgattgtttgagtctcaaaaccattTCGTGGTACAGGCCCTGATTTGACAGATCTCAATAGCGTGAGACCTCttacgaatctgtcaaatccatactttagaatgtatgcatctacgcgtcacgttgcggtctgatttaaccCGAATGTCGATActaaagaaataaaatcactCAATAATTCGCTAAGACCCTTCCCACAACGTTTTCTTCACTAACTTCAACATGCCAATCTGGAACTCGACCTTCTGTTCGTCGGTCATCTTCCGCATGTACCCTCGGAAGCTCAGCAGGAACTTGGAGTCATCGTCTGTCTTATCCTGGGCTTCGGCTCGAGGCTCCAGGTGGAGAGGATTGTCGAAACTGACACTAACATCTCTGACGCTGACATCTGGTTCTGGAGACGCAGTGGTGGGGTTGTGGTGTGGGCCGAGATCCGTTAAAACGAAATTGATATCACTGTAACTGTGCTCAGTCTTAATCCTCTTTGGGGTTTGAGTCAGTGACGGGTCTTGTGATCGGTCTGCTGATGGGGACCTCTCCCGGAACTGATCGGCCGAGTCTCCCTCGGTGACGTAGACCTCCTGCTCCGTGCTCTCGTCGTCTTGGCCCGGTGCGATGATGGGTTTCAGGAAATGAAGGAGGTGGTCGTAAATGTA includes:
- the LOC121726191 gene encoding uncharacterized protein LOC121726191; its protein translation is MISRTKIQLKDKFDTELFIKTVEKFPEIWDTNHQAYLNAKRRERAWEKICATLVSDWDVHKDKHKILYELKKKWTHIRDYCRKRTLTEKNSTDNADQYRKRYIYDHLLHFLKPIIAPGQDDESTEQEVYVTEGDSADQFRERSPSADRSQDPSLTQTPKRIKTEHSYSDINFVLTDLGPHHNPTTASPEPDVSVRDVSVSFDNPLHLEPRAEAQDKTDDDSKFLLSFRGYMRKMTDEQKVEFQIGMLKLVKKTLWEGS